A portion of the Actinomycetes bacterium genome contains these proteins:
- a CDS encoding 2TM domain-containing protein, protein MSGPITSRDQALESLKAKRAFKTVAVSYVIINAFLWIIWAVTGAGYPWPVWVTLGWGIGMAFMAWNTYGSKPITEADVQAEMNRSEGREGPV, encoded by the coding sequence ATGAGCGGACCAATCACATCGCGGGACCAGGCCCTCGAGAGCCTCAAGGCCAAGCGGGCGTTCAAGACCGTCGCAGTCTCCTACGTCATCATCAACGCGTTCCTCTGGATCATCTGGGCCGTCACCGGCGCCGGCTATCCGTGGCCGGTCTGGGTGACCCTCGGGTGGGGAATCGGAATGGCCTTCATGGCGTGGAACACGTACGGCTCGAAGCCGATCACCGAGGCCGACGTGCAGGCCGAGATGAACCGCAGCGAGGGCCGGGAGGGGCCCGTCTGA
- a CDS encoding SDR family oxidoreductase, which yields MTTSRTIDGLTVCVTGASSGIGRSIARHLGSLGAHVFLMGRTAEPMEQTAEEIAAAGGRADVSVFDVTDSAALQEWISGAADATGRLDVMVNNAGFGDVGSTIADGDVEMWRSMLEVNVLALAVGCQAAIRTMRDGGGEGNIINISSVAALRRESGFYGATKHAVNCINSSLRLELQEEPIRVTSILPGVFATNFTRNVDRSLVEGMAAMAGVEEIEFDDEGRVPEDQIDDLQKGMKAMVGNVEYIAQAVEYVISQPIELNIEELVIRPQKTMF from the coding sequence ATGACCACTTCCCGCACGATCGATGGACTGACCGTCTGCGTCACCGGCGCCTCTAGCGGCATCGGGCGCAGCATCGCAAGACACCTCGGGTCACTCGGCGCCCATGTGTTCCTGATGGGCCGAACCGCCGAGCCGATGGAGCAGACCGCGGAGGAGATCGCCGCCGCAGGCGGCCGGGCGGACGTGTCCGTGTTCGACGTCACCGACTCGGCGGCATTGCAGGAGTGGATCTCCGGCGCGGCCGATGCGACGGGTCGTCTGGACGTGATGGTGAACAACGCCGGGTTCGGTGACGTGGGTTCCACGATTGCCGATGGAGACGTCGAGATGTGGCGCTCGATGCTCGAGGTGAACGTGCTCGCCCTCGCCGTCGGCTGCCAGGCCGCGATCCGGACCATGCGCGACGGGGGAGGCGAGGGGAACATCATCAACATCTCCTCGGTGGCTGCGCTGCGCCGCGAGTCGGGCTTCTACGGCGCCACCAAGCACGCCGTGAACTGCATCAACTCGTCGCTGCGCCTCGAGCTCCAGGAGGAACCCATCCGGGTGACCTCGATCCTTCCCGGCGTGTTCGCCACGAACTTCACCCGCAACGTGGACCGCAGTCTTGTCGAGGGGATGGCCGCAATGGCCGGGGTCGAGGAGATCGAGTTCGACGACGAGGGCCGGGTCCCCGAGGACCAGATCGACGACCTCCAGAAGGGCATGAAGGCCATGGTCGGCAATGTCGAGTACATCGCGCAGGCCGTCGAGTACGTGATCTCCCAGCCGATCGAGCTCAACATCGAGGAGCTCGTGATCCGCCCGCAGAAGACCATGTTCTAG